A single genomic interval of Syntrophobotulus glycolicus DSM 8271 harbors:
- a CDS encoding RluA family pseudouridine synthase: protein MPEKDQDRFIYCLTENDENRKLEEILRRQFHFSRKLIQKLKTGEHVWLDGKFSYLNIRGRSGQTLTIDFAEEEDVSVSPEDADLDLLFEDKILLAVNKPAGQVVHPTSVYRSGTLANAVTGYWKKNGLSLPFRPISRIDRNTSGIVMIAKNRYAHQQLAWMSQHHLVGKKYLGLVHGHLKSSAGEIALPLRLAPDSRIVRETHPDGQQSLTLYKVLEEYPYYSLLEFTLVTGRTHQIRAHCQAIGHSLVGDDLYGGQTELIARQALHAFHYSFIHPISGQPIKIEAPLPADMASLMPKI from the coding sequence ATGCCAGAAAAAGACCAAGACCGTTTCATCTATTGTTTAACCGAGAATGACGAAAACAGAAAATTAGAAGAAATCCTGCGGCGTCAATTTCATTTTTCCCGCAAACTCATTCAAAAATTAAAGACCGGCGAGCATGTTTGGCTTGATGGGAAGTTTTCTTATTTAAATATAAGAGGCCGGTCCGGGCAAACCTTAACCATAGACTTTGCAGAAGAAGAAGATGTTTCCGTAAGCCCTGAAGATGCGGATCTTGACCTGTTATTTGAAGACAAAATTTTACTGGCCGTAAATAAACCCGCCGGGCAGGTTGTTCATCCCACCTCTGTCTATCGTTCAGGAACACTGGCCAATGCCGTCACCGGCTATTGGAAAAAGAACGGTCTTTCCCTGCCTTTCAGACCGATTTCCCGCATAGACAGAAATACTTCCGGGATTGTCATGATTGCGAAAAACAGATATGCCCATCAACAACTGGCCTGGATGTCCCAACATCATCTTGTGGGGAAAAAATATCTTGGCCTTGTTCACGGTCATCTAAAATCATCCGCTGGAGAGATTGCCCTGCCTCTCCGTCTTGCTCCCGACAGCAGAATTGTCCGTGAGACCCATCCTGACGGACAACAATCCCTGACCCTGTATAAAGTTCTGGAAGAATACCCGTACTATTCTCTGCTTGAATTTACTCTTGTAACCGGACGCACCCATCAAATCAGAGCCCACTGCCAAGCCATCGGCCATTCTCTGGTGGGGGATGATCTTTACGGGGGCCAGACTGAACTGATTGCACGGCAGGCGCTGCATGCATTTCATTACTCTTTTATCCACCCCATTTCCGGACAGCCAATAAAAATTGAAGCCCCTCTCCCTGCGGACATGGCTTCACTGATGCCAAAAATATAG
- a CDS encoding aminopeptidase, giving the protein MNDPRIDNLASILIDYSVELKTGENILIEVSGLEIPLAKAIARKVYEAGGVPYISITNHTLQREILKGLSVEQAQNMARWDLARMKDMQAYIGIRAGENVNELADVPSEQMKIYMSHYSQPVHSEQRVKHTRWCVMRYPNPSMAQLAEMSTEAFEDLYFQVCNLDYSKMSKAMDPLKELMAKTDRVKIIGPGTDLAFSIKGMPAIKCDGKMNLPDGEIFTAPVIDSVNGKLTYNTPAVYQGYTFENISLTFENGKIIQAAANNTEKINKILDTDQGARFIGEFALGVNPFVLKPMKDTLFDEKIDGSFHFTPGAAYEECDNGNQSAIHWDLVCIQRPEYGGGEIYFDDLLVRKDGRFVLPELEVLNPENLK; this is encoded by the coding sequence ATGAATGATCCGCGTATCGACAACTTGGCATCCATCCTTATTGATTATTCGGTTGAATTAAAAACCGGGGAGAATATCCTGATTGAGGTTTCTGGCCTGGAGATACCTTTAGCAAAAGCAATAGCCCGTAAGGTCTATGAAGCAGGCGGAGTCCCCTATATCTCCATAACCAATCATACCTTACAGAGGGAAATATTGAAAGGACTCTCTGTCGAACAGGCCCAGAACATGGCCCGCTGGGATCTGGCAAGAATGAAAGATATGCAGGCCTATATAGGGATCAGAGCAGGGGAGAATGTGAATGAACTGGCAGATGTGCCTTCCGAGCAGATGAAAATTTATATGTCCCACTATTCGCAGCCGGTTCACTCCGAACAGAGGGTGAAGCATACCCGCTGGTGTGTAATGAGATATCCCAATCCCTCGATGGCTCAATTGGCCGAGATGAGCACAGAGGCCTTTGAGGATCTTTATTTCCAGGTATGCAATCTGGATTATTCTAAAATGTCCAAGGCTATGGACCCGTTGAAAGAATTGATGGCAAAAACTGATCGGGTAAAAATTATCGGACCGGGGACAGACCTTGCTTTTTCCATTAAGGGTATGCCGGCAATAAAATGCGATGGCAAAATGAATCTCCCCGATGGGGAAATATTCACCGCCCCAGTCATTGATTCTGTCAATGGGAAACTTACCTATAACACTCCGGCCGTTTATCAGGGATATACCTTTGAAAATATTTCCCTGACCTTTGAAAATGGAAAAATCATTCAAGCGGCTGCCAATAATACGGAAAAAATCAATAAGATTCTGGATACGGATCAGGGCGCAAGATTTATCGGCGAGTTTGCTTTAGGGGTCAATCCTTTTGTTCTAAAGCCGATGAAGGACACACTTTTTGATGAAAAAATTGACGGGAGCTTTCACTTTACTCCCGGTGCGGCCTATGAAGAATGTGACAATGGCAATCAATCTGCCATTCATTGGGATTTGGTTTGTATTCAAAGGCCAGAGTACGGCGGGGGAGAAATCTATTTTGATGATTTGCTGGTGCGCAAGGACGGCAGGTTTGTTTTGCCGGAGCTTGAGGTGCTGAATCCCGAGAACCTGAAATAA
- a CDS encoding D-2-hydroxyacid dehydrogenase, which translates to MRLISSVSLTEENMGKLRELCPGIEIVQVRSLSEPDDKAEVLLTYGWDVKKETLDLFPNLRWLQSLSAGVDMLPLKAIAEKGIRLANVQGAHKIQMSEHVIWSMLMLLRQGAVFVHQQDHKSFSAKPKIDEMYGKTVCIVGAGTIGREIALKCSAFGMKVIGVSREGKQSDVFSRSYQVEKMAEALGQSDLVVVVLPLTDQTKGFVNRDFIGMMKEGTMLINVARGPVADEEALIEGLQNGRIKAAALDVFVQEPLPEDSPLWSMENVLITPHIGGRTIQASERMWEVFQENLRNYPDFCRMKGLIDLEEGY; encoded by the coding sequence ATGAGATTAATCAGCAGTGTTTCTCTGACCGAGGAAAACATGGGGAAATTGAGAGAGCTTTGTCCCGGAATAGAGATTGTCCAAGTCAGGAGCTTGAGTGAACCGGACGATAAGGCTGAAGTGCTCTTGACTTATGGCTGGGATGTAAAAAAAGAAACGTTGGATCTTTTTCCGAATCTGCGGTGGCTCCAATCTCTGAGTGCCGGGGTTGACATGCTGCCTTTAAAGGCAATAGCGGAAAAGGGAATCAGGCTGGCCAATGTTCAGGGGGCCCACAAGATTCAAATGAGCGAGCATGTAATCTGGTCCATGCTGATGCTATTAAGGCAAGGAGCAGTTTTTGTTCATCAGCAGGACCATAAAAGCTTCAGTGCAAAACCGAAAATAGATGAAATGTATGGAAAAACCGTGTGTATCGTTGGAGCGGGAACGATTGGCCGGGAAATCGCCTTAAAATGCTCCGCTTTTGGCATGAAGGTGATCGGGGTCTCCAGAGAGGGGAAACAAAGTGATGTTTTCTCCCGGTCCTATCAGGTCGAGAAGATGGCCGAAGCTCTTGGACAAAGTGATCTTGTCGTCGTCGTGCTGCCTTTAACGGATCAAACCAAAGGCTTTGTAAACAGGGATTTTATCGGGATGATGAAAGAGGGGACGATGCTCATCAATGTGGCCAGAGGGCCGGTAGCCGATGAGGAGGCTCTGATTGAAGGACTGCAAAACGGGCGGATCAAAGCTGCCGCTTTGGATGTCTTTGTGCAGGAGCCCTTGCCTGAAGACAGTCCGCTTTGGTCGATGGAAAATGTATTGATTACCCCGCACATTGGCGGGCGTACCATTCAGGCCTCGGAACGCATGTGGGAAGTGTTTCAGGAAAATTTAAGAAACTACCCTGATTTTTGTCGGATGAAAGGACTTATTGATCTGGAGGAAGGCTATTGA
- a CDS encoding aminotransferase class I/II-fold pyridoxal phosphate-dependent enzyme: MKKYLSPVAANLKPSGIRKYFDMASMIEDVISLGVGEPDFATPWIMRESAIFSIEQGQTMYTSNAGLIELRRELSKYLAKHQGLEYDPENELLVTVGASESIDLALRALITPGDGILIPDPSYVSYAACASLAGAEVYHVPLREENNFRLQVEDLQMVYTPNCKILILSYPNNPTGAVMTRNDLLPIARFASENNLIVISDEIYSDLTYEGTHTPFASLPFMRNRTLHISGFSKSHAMTGWRVGYAAGHPDIIQTMTRIHQYTILCAPIMAQIAALEALRSGESAKSEMVLEYDRRRRLLLHGYKEMGLTCFEPLGAFYTFPNITVTGLCSEEFTEQLLKEEKVAVVPGTAFGPCGEGYIRCSYAYSVEQLREALRRMNRFVSRRIK; encoded by the coding sequence ATGAAAAAATACCTGTCACCGGTTGCCGCCAATCTTAAACCTTCGGGAATCCGCAAATATTTTGATATGGCCTCCATGATCGAAGACGTCATATCCCTCGGAGTGGGTGAGCCTGATTTCGCTACACCTTGGATCATGCGGGAAAGCGCCATTTTTTCGATTGAACAGGGTCAAACAATGTATACCAGCAATGCCGGCCTGATCGAGCTGCGCCGGGAGCTTTCCAAATATCTGGCCAAGCATCAGGGTTTGGAATATGACCCTGAAAATGAGCTTCTGGTTACAGTTGGAGCCAGTGAATCCATTGACCTGGCTTTGCGCGCTCTGATCACACCGGGGGACGGAATATTGATCCCCGATCCTTCTTATGTCTCCTACGCTGCCTGCGCCTCACTGGCCGGAGCAGAAGTATACCATGTCCCTTTGCGTGAAGAAAATAACTTCCGTTTGCAGGTCGAAGACCTGCAGATGGTCTATACCCCAAACTGCAAAATTCTTATTCTCTCTTATCCCAATAATCCTACCGGTGCTGTCATGACCCGTAATGACCTGCTGCCCATTGCCAGGTTTGCCTCGGAAAATAATCTCATTGTGATTTCAGATGAAATCTACTCTGATTTGACTTATGAGGGAACACATACCCCTTTTGCCTCTCTTCCCTTTATGCGGAACAGGACCCTGCATATCAGCGGTTTTTCCAAATCTCATGCCATGACCGGATGGCGTGTGGGATATGCGGCCGGACATCCTGACATCATTCAAACCATGACCAGAATCCATCAGTATACGATTCTCTGTGCCCCCATCATGGCTCAAATTGCCGCTTTGGAAGCCTTGCGTTCCGGAGAATCGGCCAAGAGTGAGATGGTTTTGGAATATGACCGCCGCCGGAGATTGCTGCTGCATGGCTATAAAGAGATGGGGCTTACCTGTTTTGAACCTCTTGGGGCTTTCTACACCTTCCCGAATATTACTGTCACCGGCCTGTGTTCTGAGGAGTTTACCGAACAGCTTTTAAAAGAAGAAAAAGTCGCCGTTGTTCCCGGCACTGCCTTTGGTCCCTGCGGGGAAGGTTATATCCGTTGTTCCTATGCGTATTCCGTAGAACAGCTCCGGGAAGCCTTAAGAAGAATGAACAGGTTTGTCTCCCGAAGAATTAAATAA
- a CDS encoding Lrp/AsnC family transcriptional regulator translates to MLPEDQKLLRLLSQDCRLNPEELSIQTGLSVEYISAKIKQWEKEKIIAKYGLLVNWQKLEEDRVTAFIDIKVTSQRGHGYDKIAQRFQKFPEIKSVFLMSGDHDLCLVIEGRNMYEIAEFVSEKLSPLEVIENTSTRFILKRYKEDGVEFEGKEERPQRLMMTP, encoded by the coding sequence ATGCTTCCTGAAGATCAAAAGCTTCTTCGTTTGTTATCCCAAGACTGCCGATTGAATCCAGAAGAGCTTTCCATTCAAACCGGCTTGTCAGTTGAATATATATCAGCAAAAATCAAACAGTGGGAAAAAGAAAAAATCATAGCCAAATACGGATTGCTTGTCAATTGGCAAAAGCTTGAGGAAGACCGGGTTACCGCCTTTATTGATATTAAGGTTACATCACAGCGCGGCCACGGCTATGATAAAATAGCCCAGCGTTTTCAAAAATTCCCGGAAATCAAATCCGTGTTTCTCATGTCCGGCGACCATGACCTCTGTCTGGTTATTGAAGGCAGAAATATGTATGAGATAGCTGAGTTTGTCTCCGAAAAGCTGTCCCCTCTTGAGGTAATTGAAAATACCTCCACACGGTTTATTCTTAAACGCTATAAAGAAGATGGTGTGGAATTCGAAGGTAAGGAGGAGAGACCTCAACGTCTCATGATGACACCATGA